A DNA window from Dendrosporobacter quercicolus contains the following coding sequences:
- a CDS encoding MetQ/NlpA family ABC transporter substrate-binding protein gives MKKIALFMLVVLALAGMAAGCGNTKQAAAPAGKTVVKIGATAVPHAEILQVIKPALDQEGVDLQIVEMTDYVRPNLAVADKELDANFFQHIPYLDKFAGERNLQLANIAAIHIEPMGIYSHKIKTIGELANGAEIAIPNDPSNGGRALALLAKAGVITLKEGAGVNATVSDITANAKNVKIRELEAPQLPRALEDVAAAVINTNYALEAKLVPTRDALVIEQNDSPYVNILVVRKGDENRPEIQKLAKALTSPEVKKFITEKYQGAVVPAF, from the coding sequence GTGAAAAAGATTGCGTTGTTTATGTTAGTGGTATTGGCCTTGGCCGGTATGGCGGCCGGTTGCGGCAATACCAAGCAGGCTGCGGCGCCTGCCGGTAAAACTGTGGTCAAAATCGGGGCTACTGCTGTTCCTCATGCTGAAATTCTGCAAGTGATTAAGCCTGCTCTGGACCAAGAGGGCGTTGATTTGCAAATCGTTGAGATGACTGACTATGTAAGACCAAATCTGGCGGTTGCCGACAAAGAACTGGATGCGAATTTTTTCCAGCACATCCCTTATCTTGACAAATTCGCCGGTGAACGCAATTTGCAACTGGCGAATATAGCCGCGATACACATTGAGCCGATGGGTATTTATTCCCATAAAATTAAAACAATCGGTGAACTGGCCAATGGAGCCGAAATTGCTATTCCCAACGATCCCAGCAATGGCGGCCGCGCTCTGGCTTTACTGGCTAAAGCGGGCGTAATCACGTTGAAAGAAGGCGCGGGGGTCAATGCTACCGTCAGCGACATTACCGCAAATGCCAAGAATGTAAAAATCCGCGAACTGGAAGCTCCCCAACTGCCGCGGGCGCTCGAAGATGTAGCGGCCGCCGTAATTAACACCAACTATGCCCTGGAAGCTAAGCTGGTGCCAACCAGGGATGCGCTGGTGATTGAACAGAACGATTCTCCCTATGTAAACATTCTGGTTGTCCGTAAAGGCGACGAGAATCGGCCGGAAATTCAAAAACTGGCCAAAGCTCTGACTTCACCTGAAGTCAAGAAATTTATTACGGAAAAATATCAGGGCGCGGTAGTGCCGGCGTTCTAA